The Microbacterium limosum genome contains a region encoding:
- the der gene encoding ribosome biogenesis GTPase Der, which yields MAGDEEYEGGPDRLAERLAELDETLVEQRAETLRASLTDYDLDDEDAALLEGLGIGEDGIQYSPALPVVAIVGRPNVGKSALVNRILGRREAVVEDTPGVTRDRVTYKAEWLDRRFSLVDTGGWEPDAKGIDASVAAQAEVAIDLSDVVLFVVDAMVGATSTDESVVRLLRKSGKPVFLVANKIDDARQEPEAAALWNLGLGEPHPVSAIHGRGVADLLDEVVKVLPDVSAVAKAEIGGPRRVAILGRPNVGKSSLLNKAAGEERVVVNELAGTTRDPVDEIVELGGKLWRLVDTAGIRRRVHLQQGADFYASLRTSAALEKAEVAVVVLDVSETLSEQDVRIIDMVLESGRALVLAFNKWDRLNDDDMENQDRRRYLEREIEQDLAHVAWAPRVNISARTGRHLDKLVPALETALESWDQRIPTGKFNAFLSELVAEHPHPVRGGKQPRILFGTQASTRPPTFVLFTTGFLDPGYRRFIQRRLRELFGFEGTPIVVNMRVRERRQR from the coding sequence ATGGCCGGTGACGAGGAGTACGAGGGCGGTCCCGACCGCCTCGCCGAGCGGCTCGCGGAACTGGACGAGACGCTCGTCGAGCAGCGCGCCGAGACGCTGCGTGCGTCGCTGACCGATTACGACCTCGACGACGAGGACGCCGCGCTCCTCGAGGGGCTCGGGATCGGCGAGGACGGGATCCAGTACTCGCCCGCCCTGCCGGTCGTGGCGATCGTGGGTCGACCCAACGTCGGCAAGTCGGCGCTCGTGAACCGCATCCTCGGCCGCCGCGAGGCCGTCGTCGAGGACACCCCCGGTGTGACACGCGACCGCGTGACGTACAAGGCCGAGTGGCTCGACCGACGGTTCTCGCTCGTGGACACCGGAGGGTGGGAGCCCGACGCGAAGGGCATCGACGCGTCGGTCGCCGCGCAGGCCGAGGTCGCGATCGACCTGTCGGATGTCGTGCTGTTCGTCGTCGACGCCATGGTGGGGGCCACCTCCACCGACGAGAGCGTCGTGAGGCTGCTGCGCAAGAGCGGCAAGCCCGTCTTCCTCGTGGCGAACAAGATCGACGACGCCCGGCAGGAGCCCGAGGCCGCCGCGCTGTGGAACCTGGGGCTCGGCGAGCCGCACCCCGTCTCGGCGATCCACGGACGCGGCGTCGCCGACCTGCTCGATGAGGTCGTGAAGGTCTTGCCCGACGTCTCGGCGGTGGCCAAGGCCGAGATCGGCGGCCCGCGCCGCGTCGCGATCCTCGGCCGGCCGAATGTCGGGAAGTCCTCGCTGCTGAACAAGGCCGCGGGGGAGGAGCGGGTCGTGGTCAACGAGCTCGCCGGCACGACCCGCGACCCGGTCGACGAGATCGTCGAGCTCGGCGGCAAGCTGTGGCGCCTGGTCGACACCGCCGGCATCCGGCGCCGCGTGCACCTGCAGCAGGGCGCCGACTTCTACGCGTCGCTGCGCACCTCTGCCGCGCTGGAGAAGGCCGAGGTCGCCGTCGTCGTGCTGGATGTGTCGGAGACGCTCAGTGAGCAGGACGTGCGCATCATCGACATGGTGCTGGAGTCGGGCCGCGCGCTCGTGCTCGCCTTCAACAAGTGGGACCGCCTGAACGACGACGACATGGAGAACCAGGATCGTCGCCGCTACCTCGAGCGGGAGATCGAGCAGGATCTCGCCCACGTGGCGTGGGCCCCGCGCGTGAACATCTCGGCACGCACCGGTCGGCACCTCGACAAGCTCGTCCCGGCGCTGGAGACCGCGCTGGAGTCGTGGGATCAGCGCATCCCGACGGGCAAGTTCAACGCCTTCCTGTCCGAGCTCGTGGCCGAGCACCCGCACCCCGTGCGGGGCGGCAAGCAGCCGCGCATCCTCTTCGGCACGCAGGCGTCGACGCGTCCGCCGACCTTCGTGCTGTTCACCACCGGATTCCTCGACCCGGGCTACCGCCGGTTCATCCAGCGGCGCCTGCGCGAGCTGTTCGGGTTCGAGGGCACGCCGATCGTCGTCAACATGCGCGTGCGGGAGCGTCGCCAACGCTGA
- the cmk gene encoding (d)CMP kinase, translating into MTGDQVNAGAGAAPVVVAIDGPAGSGKSSVSKAAASRLGYDYLDTGAAYRALAWHVLARGADTGDAADVLDATGDFDFWISTDPAAYAVRVGQADVTEAIREPRVSDVVSGVARVPAVREAVTAMFRRIMAGASRGIVVEGRDITTVVAPDAPVRILLTAAPEVRAERRSAELSGEDAAAVAAALTRRDASDSAVVDFLSAAPGVEVVDSTELDFEQTVDAVLAVVAEKAGVHHGR; encoded by the coding sequence ATGACGGGTGACCAGGTGAACGCCGGCGCCGGCGCGGCCCCGGTCGTCGTCGCGATCGACGGCCCCGCCGGCAGCGGCAAGTCGAGCGTGTCGAAGGCCGCGGCATCCCGCCTCGGCTACGACTATCTCGACACGGGCGCGGCCTACCGGGCGCTCGCGTGGCACGTGCTGGCCCGCGGCGCCGACACGGGCGACGCCGCCGACGTGCTCGACGCCACCGGCGACTTCGACTTCTGGATCTCGACCGACCCGGCCGCCTACGCCGTGCGGGTAGGGCAGGCCGACGTGACCGAGGCGATCCGCGAGCCGCGGGTCTCGGACGTCGTCAGCGGCGTCGCCCGCGTGCCCGCCGTGCGCGAGGCGGTCACGGCGATGTTCCGGCGCATCATGGCCGGCGCCTCGCGCGGGATCGTCGTCGAGGGACGCGACATCACCACGGTGGTCGCGCCCGACGCGCCCGTGCGGATCCTGCTCACGGCGGCCCCCGAGGTGCGCGCCGAGCGGCGCAGCGCCGAGCTGAGCGGCGAGGATGCCGCGGCCGTCGCGGCCGCGCTCACGCGCCGCGACGCGTCGGACTCCGCCGTCGTGGACTTCCTCAGCGCCGCGCCGGGCGTCGAGGTCGTCGATTCCACCGAGCTCGATTTCGAACAGACCGTCGACGCGGTGCTCGCCGTCGTCGCGGAGAAGGCAGGGGTGCACCATGGCCGGTGA
- a CDS encoding sodium-dependent bicarbonate transport family permease, whose protein sequence is MLHQSRWGTLLFDAALTNLLSPPVLAFGLGVLAAAMKSDLKVPDAMMRALSIYLLLAIGLKGGVALRGETAAAVLGPVALSLALGVIIPAAAYGALRVVTRLSRVDRGAIAAHYGSTSLVTFTAALVFLDSAGIAYPGYAATLLAVLEVPGILIGILLARRHLAKTAGWWPTLHEVLTGKSVLLLVGGLAIGLIAGPAGYTPIEPVFTDAFRGLLVLFLLALGLEVGHRLGTIREGGAGLIAFALVFPLAAGALGVAAAALIGMDVGGAVVLGILCASASYIAAPAAVRLALPDANTALSLTASIGITFPLNLVIGIPALTWLAQQLAPQ, encoded by the coding sequence TTGCTTCACCAATCACGATGGGGGACCCTCTTGTTCGACGCAGCCCTGACCAACCTGCTCTCACCCCCCGTCCTCGCCTTCGGACTCGGCGTGCTCGCCGCCGCCATGAAGTCTGACCTGAAGGTTCCGGACGCGATGATGCGGGCGCTGTCCATCTACCTGCTGTTGGCGATCGGTCTGAAGGGCGGAGTGGCGCTGCGCGGTGAGACCGCTGCCGCAGTGCTCGGCCCAGTCGCACTTTCCCTGGCCCTCGGGGTGATCATCCCTGCCGCGGCCTATGGCGCCTTGCGCGTGGTGACTCGCCTGAGCCGGGTCGACCGCGGCGCGATCGCCGCGCACTACGGGTCCACTTCCCTTGTCACCTTCACCGCGGCGCTGGTGTTCCTGGACAGCGCCGGCATCGCCTACCCCGGCTACGCGGCCACCCTGCTCGCCGTTCTCGAAGTGCCCGGCATCCTCATCGGCATCCTGCTGGCCCGAAGGCACCTCGCCAAGACCGCCGGATGGTGGCCGACCCTGCACGAAGTTCTCACCGGGAAGTCCGTGCTCCTGCTGGTTGGCGGCCTGGCCATCGGCCTCATCGCCGGTCCCGCCGGGTACACGCCCATCGAACCGGTGTTCACCGACGCGTTCCGCGGACTGCTGGTGCTGTTCCTCCTCGCGCTCGGCCTGGAAGTCGGACACCGCCTGGGCACCATCAGAGAAGGCGGGGCCGGACTGATCGCCTTCGCGCTGGTCTTCCCCCTCGCCGCCGGAGCGCTCGGAGTTGCCGCCGCGGCACTCATCGGGATGGACGTCGGAGGTGCGGTCGTCCTCGGCATTCTCTGCGCCAGCGCGTCCTACATCGCTGCACCCGCTGCCGTCCGCCTCGCCTTGCCCGACGCGAACACCGCCCTGTCCCTCACCGCCAGCATCGGCATCACCTTCCCCCTCAACCTCGTCATCGGAATCCCGGCACTCACCTGGCTGGCACAACAACTTGCGCCGCAGTGA
- a CDS encoding RNA-binding S4 domain-containing protein: MPTSSESTPAASVRVDSWLWAIRVYKTRSAATTACRAGHVRVGGERAKAAQPVRPGDELRVRIQGFDRILVVRQPIAKRVGAAVAAAAFEDRTPPPPPRETVASVPVRDRGAGRPTKRERREIDKLRGARGE; this comes from the coding sequence ATGCCGACGTCGAGCGAGAGCACCCCTGCGGCATCCGTCCGTGTGGACTCGTGGCTGTGGGCCATCCGCGTCTACAAGACCCGCTCGGCGGCGACGACGGCCTGCCGCGCCGGACACGTCAGGGTCGGCGGCGAGCGCGCGAAGGCCGCGCAGCCGGTGCGCCCCGGCGACGAGCTCCGAGTGCGGATCCAGGGCTTCGACCGCATCCTCGTGGTGCGTCAGCCGATCGCCAAGCGCGTGGGAGCGGCCGTCGCGGCCGCGGCCTTCGAAGACCGCACCCCTCCCCCGCCCCCGCGCGAGACGGTCGCGAGCGTGCCCGTGCGCGACCGGGGCGCCGGTCGACCCACCAAGCGCGAGCGCCGCGAGATCGACAAGCTGCGCGGAGCACGTGGCGAGTGA
- a CDS encoding winged helix-turn-helix domain-containing protein yields MAQWTFLTHHAHVLLAVAQNNDAAVRDIAAVVGVTPRSALTILNDLESAGYLEREKRGRRNHYVLHADRPLRHPSNAAHTVDDLIRALLDVT; encoded by the coding sequence ATGGCGCAGTGGACCTTTCTCACACATCACGCGCATGTACTCCTGGCGGTCGCGCAGAACAACGACGCCGCCGTCCGGGACATCGCCGCGGTGGTCGGGGTGACGCCGCGGTCAGCTCTGACGATCCTCAACGACTTGGAGTCGGCGGGGTACCTGGAGCGGGAGAAGCGAGGCCGACGCAACCACTACGTGCTACACGCAGACCGCCCGTTGCGTCATCCGTCCAACGCCGCGCACACCGTCGACGACCTGATCCGCGCCCTCCTCGATGTCACGTAG
- a CDS encoding DUF4011 domain-containing protein, with translation MGTINETRAALKTWREGLVGLDRRSRLLRFRAPKTSSLRLDGPSPDAILELLRSGKLQSFVGDVVDPETGVARPARAGTFLHVPRVDTEIGPVVRTLMRRANEEFLDRGLSVLYVAFGMLKWKDVDGSEMASPIYLLPVELLPEGPRATPRIKGGEDDAVLNPALPLRLNEFGVTLPTYEDVDGLSLSEILDRYTSALSTAKDFKDWSLDPEVHLSTFSFAKEAMYKDLLDNEAAIAEHPVIRALANGDPTSQSDEFQFDPVDPVDIDEIAPPERTPLVLDADSSQRAAVAAALAGRSFVMDGPPGTGKSQTIANMIGALLHAGKSVLFVSEKIAALDVVKNRLKDSGLESYLLELHSHKTNRKDVANELLRTLDNVAQPPRAMSASTRTALEDRRRRLNSYALAMNEARSPLQASLHDILGELAGMVHVPVAPTPNRPPLQLSDDGRAALSDTLKRLERTWRPAAQGSTFLWRDVTDETSLESRLYSARTALEELEGTVQLNRGLAEAFELTAPRQTQTLIDLLALQHTNRPPYVNDGWLTTSDWSSIQTDRADLGSLVAAFHEAADKVMTLAGVDYESFPPELPPAPEPIPVRGAVDIAALTTSELRTTADAFEARESSLTSTVESVSNLARLIGMPEIVSFADTDRAVRIVQIHRDYPGIDASWFTASDLRAARDAASTLHHKSLALDHAENQASKLFSPTALAAPLRELEDRFTNLHTGIRKLSAAYRTDKKALGALLADAKQVKSGIARLSDAIAWSDAASEFDAAGAAYGAALGRWWQGRATNWDELTRFMAAAEEVVALTGDTVSPALKAYMAHTSADAAHVHVADTAREVIAAWRNDVAPQPALTGRPELLVEPVAASVSWLSAHVAPMRSAATRVESISRHSARDHTLAEAESIIAAVDVAREAVRALDASAEKMTRQFGGLFVSHRTDLAAVDSALEWASRVRDTVDGALTVAQVHALNASADTENLANILHKWESARDEIVRAFHADRTSELHHDFGEVRAAFELIAEFQQDTIGQREWFDYQSIRTELRELDLDSTVEFCIEQRIPASDVPKVVERALLRAWADEHIRTDTRLQPLLAADRAALVEEFQNLDREVVAAATSDIIQAANTRRPANTSLGEPALIRREGMKQRRHMAVRNLIAQTRSATQAIKPVFMMSPLAVSQYLPHDLKFDVVIFDEASQVTPGDSINCIYRGRSFILAGDDRQLPPSQFFERVIESDDVDDLESDVKDFTSILELAKSSGAFRNLSLRWHYRSRHEALIAFSNYRFYEGHLITYPSAQEEGADVGVEFIHVDGMYRRGGGADNPKEAKAVAERVIHHYRTRPGLSLGVVTFSVAQAAAVIAAVDDVRNQHRDLDAHFDKSDRLNGFFVRSLESVQGDERDVILFSIGYGPDEAGKISTNFGVLNKAKGWRRLNVGVTRARQRIEVVASMEAGDIPPSSNENVEALRAYLDFVRRGITTLGTQASATGLMPDSPFEESVIRAIQSWGYVVEPQVGAAGFRIDIGVRHPAKPGSFVLGVECDGYQYHSAPAARDRDRLRDQVLSGLGWTLHRIWGTGWYRDRIQEESRLRAAIEAAVAGTSSRTRTFAIVRPTVETAAAEIDTPYAWAVDYVEAAPVKLPHWVEPAEPGNHLHLVEALVTLAQTEGPVHLDTVSERIREWWSVGRVTSRLKDNIDRAILKAGLERDGDFIDVPNRPVSKVRSRNQNRKPEQVHLDEFALAAEMLVRDVGGASRSEVIVAIARQFGWGRTGAIVDARLNAAVEQAVERGVLVQNGEALSSARTAP, from the coding sequence GTGGGCACCATCAACGAAACACGCGCTGCGCTGAAGACATGGCGTGAGGGGCTCGTCGGACTTGACCGCCGAAGCCGTCTCCTACGATTCCGTGCCCCCAAGACATCATCACTACGTCTGGATGGGCCTTCCCCTGACGCGATCCTGGAACTGCTTCGATCCGGCAAGCTTCAATCGTTCGTGGGCGATGTTGTCGACCCCGAAACGGGAGTTGCCCGTCCGGCGCGCGCTGGCACGTTCCTCCACGTCCCTCGCGTGGATACGGAGATTGGGCCAGTCGTCCGCACCCTCATGCGTCGCGCGAACGAGGAATTCCTCGACCGGGGACTGTCCGTCCTCTACGTCGCGTTCGGCATGCTGAAGTGGAAGGACGTAGACGGCTCCGAGATGGCCAGCCCGATCTACCTCCTCCCGGTGGAGCTTCTCCCGGAGGGGCCGCGAGCCACCCCGAGAATCAAGGGAGGAGAGGATGACGCGGTCCTCAACCCCGCGCTTCCGCTCCGGCTCAATGAGTTCGGCGTCACCCTGCCCACCTACGAAGACGTCGACGGCCTGAGCTTGTCGGAAATCCTCGACCGGTACACGAGCGCTCTCAGTACAGCGAAAGACTTCAAGGATTGGAGCCTGGATCCCGAAGTTCACTTGTCGACGTTCTCCTTCGCGAAAGAAGCGATGTACAAGGACCTCTTGGACAATGAAGCAGCAATCGCAGAACACCCCGTCATCCGCGCTCTCGCCAATGGTGATCCCACCAGCCAGAGTGATGAGTTCCAGTTCGACCCGGTCGATCCGGTTGACATCGACGAGATCGCACCGCCGGAGCGAACGCCTCTCGTGCTCGACGCAGACTCTTCGCAGCGCGCCGCGGTAGCGGCAGCCCTCGCCGGGCGCAGCTTCGTTATGGACGGCCCGCCGGGCACCGGCAAGTCGCAGACCATCGCGAACATGATCGGAGCGCTCCTACATGCCGGCAAGTCGGTGCTGTTCGTATCTGAGAAGATCGCCGCGCTCGATGTGGTGAAGAACCGTCTGAAGGACAGTGGACTCGAGAGCTACCTGCTGGAACTTCACTCCCACAAGACGAACCGTAAAGACGTCGCGAACGAGCTCCTCCGCACGCTCGACAACGTTGCCCAGCCACCGCGCGCGATGTCAGCGTCGACAAGGACTGCGCTTGAAGACCGTCGCCGCCGTCTCAACTCCTACGCGCTCGCGATGAACGAGGCTCGCTCACCGCTGCAAGCTTCACTTCACGACATTCTGGGAGAGCTCGCCGGGATGGTGCACGTGCCAGTCGCGCCCACGCCCAACCGGCCACCGCTCCAGCTCTCCGACGATGGCCGTGCTGCGCTGTCCGACACGCTGAAGCGTCTGGAGCGGACGTGGCGTCCAGCGGCACAAGGTTCCACCTTCCTCTGGAGGGACGTCACGGACGAGACCTCGTTGGAGTCGCGGCTGTACTCGGCACGTACCGCACTTGAGGAACTCGAGGGCACAGTCCAGCTCAATCGAGGCTTGGCCGAAGCGTTCGAGCTGACTGCGCCGCGACAGACGCAAACGTTGATCGACTTGCTCGCCCTCCAGCACACGAACCGACCCCCGTACGTGAACGACGGGTGGCTCACCACATCGGACTGGAGTTCGATTCAGACCGACCGAGCCGACCTCGGCTCGTTGGTTGCCGCCTTCCATGAGGCAGCCGACAAAGTGATGACGCTGGCCGGTGTCGACTACGAAAGTTTCCCGCCAGAACTCCCGCCCGCGCCCGAGCCGATCCCCGTACGTGGCGCCGTGGACATCGCCGCCCTCACCACCTCCGAGTTGCGGACGACAGCGGACGCGTTCGAGGCGCGCGAGTCGTCGCTCACGTCGACGGTCGAGTCGGTCAGCAATCTCGCGCGCCTCATAGGCATGCCAGAGATCGTCTCCTTTGCCGACACTGACCGTGCCGTCCGTATCGTGCAGATCCACCGTGACTACCCCGGGATCGATGCCTCATGGTTCACAGCTTCCGACCTCCGAGCAGCACGCGATGCCGCAAGCACGTTGCACCACAAGTCCCTTGCACTCGACCATGCGGAGAACCAGGCGAGCAAGCTGTTCTCCCCGACAGCTCTCGCAGCGCCGCTGCGAGAGCTCGAGGACCGATTCACCAACCTCCACACTGGAATCCGCAAACTGAGCGCCGCGTACCGGACCGACAAGAAGGCCCTCGGTGCGCTTCTCGCCGATGCGAAGCAGGTGAAATCGGGCATCGCTCGCCTGTCGGATGCCATCGCCTGGTCCGACGCAGCCAGCGAGTTCGATGCGGCGGGGGCCGCCTACGGGGCAGCATTGGGGCGATGGTGGCAGGGGAGAGCGACCAACTGGGACGAGCTCACTCGCTTCATGGCCGCAGCCGAAGAAGTCGTCGCGCTCACGGGAGACACGGTCTCACCTGCGTTGAAGGCGTACATGGCTCACACCTCGGCTGACGCCGCCCACGTTCATGTTGCGGACACCGCGCGTGAGGTGATCGCTGCATGGCGGAACGATGTGGCTCCGCAGCCAGCGCTCACTGGTCGCCCAGAATTGCTCGTCGAACCCGTCGCAGCGTCGGTCTCGTGGCTGTCCGCACACGTCGCACCGATGCGGTCGGCTGCAACCCGAGTCGAGTCGATCTCCCGCCATTCCGCGCGGGATCACACCTTGGCGGAAGCCGAATCGATCATCGCCGCCGTTGACGTCGCTCGAGAAGCCGTGCGCGCCCTCGACGCATCGGCGGAGAAGATGACGCGCCAGTTCGGCGGCCTCTTCGTGAGCCATCGGACCGATCTCGCTGCCGTGGATTCCGCGTTGGAGTGGGCGTCGCGCGTACGCGACACGGTGGACGGGGCACTCACAGTGGCCCAAGTCCACGCACTCAACGCTTCAGCCGATACCGAAAACCTCGCGAACATCCTTCATAAATGGGAGAGCGCCCGCGACGAGATCGTCCGTGCCTTTCATGCAGACAGGACCTCAGAGCTCCACCACGACTTCGGCGAAGTCCGCGCGGCGTTCGAGCTCATCGCAGAGTTCCAGCAGGACACCATCGGTCAACGTGAATGGTTCGACTATCAGTCGATCCGGACTGAGCTTCGAGAACTCGATCTGGACAGCACGGTCGAATTCTGCATCGAGCAGCGCATACCTGCGTCGGACGTCCCGAAAGTCGTGGAACGCGCCCTGCTTCGAGCATGGGCCGACGAACACATTCGGACGGACACCCGCCTCCAACCCCTGCTCGCCGCTGATCGCGCGGCGCTCGTCGAAGAATTCCAGAACCTGGACCGCGAAGTCGTAGCTGCGGCCACGAGCGACATCATCCAGGCAGCGAACACGCGCCGCCCTGCCAATACCTCGTTGGGTGAGCCCGCCCTCATCCGAAGGGAGGGCATGAAGCAACGGCGTCACATGGCAGTGCGGAACCTGATCGCGCAAACCCGATCCGCGACACAGGCGATCAAACCGGTGTTCATGATGTCCCCGCTTGCCGTCTCCCAGTACCTACCTCACGACCTGAAGTTCGATGTGGTGATCTTTGACGAAGCCTCGCAGGTCACGCCCGGTGACTCCATCAACTGCATCTATCGCGGCAGGTCCTTCATTCTGGCGGGCGATGACCGACAACTGCCGCCGTCCCAGTTCTTCGAGCGAGTCATCGAGTCAGACGATGTCGATGATCTCGAGTCTGATGTGAAGGACTTCACCTCGATCCTCGAGCTCGCCAAGTCTTCAGGAGCCTTCCGGAACCTCAGCCTGAGGTGGCACTACCGGTCCCGCCACGAAGCCCTCATCGCGTTCTCGAACTATCGCTTCTACGAAGGCCACCTCATCACCTACCCCTCTGCGCAAGAGGAAGGCGCGGACGTGGGCGTCGAGTTCATCCATGTCGACGGCATGTACCGCCGCGGTGGAGGCGCAGACAACCCGAAGGAAGCGAAGGCCGTCGCCGAGCGGGTCATTCACCACTACCGAACGCGCCCAGGGCTCTCGCTCGGCGTCGTCACATTCTCAGTCGCGCAGGCGGCCGCGGTCATCGCTGCCGTCGACGACGTACGCAACCAACACCGCGATCTCGACGCCCACTTCGACAAGAGTGACCGTCTCAACGGCTTCTTCGTGCGTTCGCTCGAGTCCGTCCAGGGCGACGAACGTGACGTGATCCTCTTCTCCATCGGGTACGGACCCGACGAAGCCGGGAAAATCTCGACCAACTTTGGAGTGCTCAACAAGGCCAAGGGGTGGCGGCGCCTCAACGTTGGAGTCACGCGTGCGAGGCAACGTATCGAGGTCGTCGCCTCCATGGAAGCCGGCGACATCCCGCCCTCCTCGAACGAAAACGTCGAAGCCCTCCGTGCATACCTCGACTTCGTCCGCCGAGGCATCACCACCCTTGGGACTCAAGCCTCCGCGACGGGCCTGATGCCTGATTCTCCGTTCGAGGAATCGGTGATCCGTGCCATCCAGTCCTGGGGATACGTTGTCGAGCCGCAGGTCGGAGCCGCCGGTTTCCGGATCGATATTGGAGTTCGTCACCCAGCCAAGCCCGGTTCGTTCGTGCTGGGCGTCGAATGCGATGGCTATCAATATCACTCCGCACCCGCTGCGCGTGACCGAGACCGTCTCAGAGACCAAGTGCTCTCTGGACTCGGGTGGACACTCCACCGCATCTGGGGGACCGGGTGGTATCGAGACCGGATCCAGGAGGAGAGCCGCCTGCGCGCAGCCATCGAAGCAGCAGTCGCCGGCACCTCCTCGCGCACACGAACGTTCGCTATCGTGCGCCCCACGGTCGAAACGGCTGCGGCAGAAATTGACACTCCCTACGCATGGGCGGTCGACTACGTCGAAGCCGCCCCAGTCAAGTTGCCTCACTGGGTCGAGCCAGCCGAACCCGGCAACCACCTCCACCTGGTCGAGGCACTCGTAACGCTTGCCCAAACGGAGGGTCCCGTCCACCTCGACACGGTCAGTGAACGAATCCGCGAGTGGTGGTCGGTCGGGCGCGTCACATCCCGACTCAAGGACAACATCGACCGTGCGATCCTCAAAGCGGGCCTCGAACGGGACGGTGACTTCATCGACGTGCCCAACCGCCCCGTCTCGAAGGTTCGATCCCGGAATCAGAACCGCAAGCCCGAGCAAGTCCACCTCGACGAATTCGCGCTCGCAGCCGAGATGCTCGTTCGCGATGTCGGCGGAGCGTCGAGATCCGAAGTCATCGTCGCCATCGCACGTCAGTTCGGTTGGGGAAGGACGGGCGCAATCGTTGACGCGCGTCTCAACGCGGCTGTCGAGCAGGCTGTCGAGCGCGGCGTTCTCGTCCAGAACGGGGAGGCGCTCTCCAGCGCCCGTACGGCGCCCTGA
- a CDS encoding NUDIX domain-containing protein, translating into MTIQPPLPGEPRRPHGPRDPGDAWVIAETGERYWGRFGAAGLLAVDAGRGILLQHRVAWSHFGGTWGLPGGARHEGESAIDGALRESGEEAGVPEGAVAPRFTHLLDLGIWTYTTLIADAVTPFEPVISDPESVALEWVALDEVDDRPLHPGFAAAWPSLKAGLSHRPAIVVDGANVVGSVPDGWWRDRAGAAGRLRDRLDALASAGVRGADLGLPHERWFPETTLVVEGKARGLDDAAGALVRTVRAPGEGDDTIAAEALRLAGGGYDVTVVTSDRALAARAQDAGAHVRGAGWLLGILDRA; encoded by the coding sequence ATGACGATCCAGCCGCCCCTCCCGGGTGAGCCGCGCCGTCCGCACGGGCCCCGAGACCCCGGCGATGCGTGGGTGATCGCCGAGACCGGCGAACGGTATTGGGGACGCTTCGGCGCGGCGGGGCTGCTGGCCGTGGACGCCGGCCGCGGGATCCTGTTGCAGCACCGCGTGGCGTGGAGCCACTTCGGCGGCACGTGGGGTCTGCCGGGCGGCGCCCGGCACGAGGGCGAGTCGGCGATCGACGGCGCGCTGCGCGAGTCGGGGGAGGAGGCCGGTGTGCCGGAGGGCGCGGTGGCGCCCCGGTTCACGCACCTGCTCGACCTCGGCATCTGGACATACACGACGCTCATCGCCGATGCGGTGACGCCCTTCGAGCCCGTCATCAGCGACCCCGAGAGCGTCGCGCTGGAGTGGGTCGCCCTCGACGAGGTGGACGACCGCCCGCTCCACCCCGGCTTCGCGGCGGCGTGGCCGTCGCTGAAGGCGGGCCTCTCGCACCGCCCGGCGATCGTCGTCGACGGCGCCAACGTGGTGGGCTCGGTGCCCGACGGCTGGTGGCGCGACCGCGCCGGGGCGGCCGGCAGGCTGCGCGACCGGCTGGATGCCCTGGCATCGGCGGGCGTGCGTGGGGCCGACCTGGGGCTGCCGCACGAGAGATGGTTCCCGGAGACGACGCTCGTGGTGGAGGGGAAGGCCCGGGGGTTGGATGACGCGGCCGGCGCGCTCGTCCGCACCGTGCGCGCGCCCGGCGAGGGCGACGACACGATCGCCGCCGAGGCCCTGCGCCTGGCGGGCGGGGGTTACGACGTGACGGTCGTGACGAGCGACCGCGCTCTCGCGGCCCGCGCGCAGGATGCCGGGGCGCACGTGCGCGGGGCCGGCTGGCTGCTCGGCATCCTCGACCGCGCCTGA